From the genome of Halorussus sp. MSC15.2, one region includes:
- a CDS encoding class I fructose-bisphosphate aldolase, with protein MIPLEDSPVTRDGKALILAYDHGLEHGPSADFDSVPETLDPEQVFDIATHDAVTSLAVQKGVAETYYPSYDDDVNLLAKLNGTSNLWMGEPHSPQNWSVEYAAELGADAVGYTVYSGSNNEKDMYEDFRDVQEEAHSEYDLPVVMWSYPRGQGLKNDTKESVIAYATRIALEIGADMAKVKYPGNRESMEWAVQSGAEMPVVMSGGSKVSDYEFLSSVEAVMDAGGAGLAVGRNVWQRDEPERILDALEQVIFEEATADEALDE; from the coding sequence ATGATACCACTCGAAGACTCCCCGGTAACGCGCGACGGCAAGGCGCTCATCCTCGCTTACGACCACGGTCTGGAACACGGTCCCTCCGCGGACTTCGACTCGGTGCCCGAGACCCTCGACCCCGAGCAGGTCTTCGACATCGCCACCCACGACGCGGTCACGTCGCTGGCGGTCCAGAAGGGGGTCGCCGAGACCTACTACCCCTCCTACGACGACGACGTGAACCTGCTGGCGAAACTCAACGGGACCAGTAACCTCTGGATGGGCGAACCCCACTCCCCCCAGAACTGGTCGGTCGAGTACGCCGCAGAACTCGGCGCGGACGCGGTCGGTTACACCGTCTACTCCGGGTCGAACAACGAGAAGGACATGTACGAGGACTTCCGGGACGTGCAGGAGGAAGCCCACAGCGAGTACGACCTGCCGGTCGTCATGTGGTCGTACCCGCGCGGACAGGGACTGAAGAACGACACGAAGGAGAGCGTCATCGCCTACGCCACTCGCATCGCGCTCGAAATCGGCGCGGACATGGCGAAAGTGAAGTACCCCGGCAACCGCGAGTCGATGGAGTGGGCGGTCCAGTCGGGTGCGGAGATGCCGGTCGTGATGTCGGGCGGGTCGAAGGTCAGCGACTACGAGTTCCTCTCCAGCGTCGAGGCTGTCATGGACGCCGGCGGCGCTGGCCTCGCGGTCGGTCGAAACGTCTGGCAGCGCGACGAACCCGAGCGCATCCTCGACGCGCTCGAACAGGTCATCTTCGAGGAAGCCACCGCCGACGAAGCGCTCGACGAATGA
- a CDS encoding class 1 fructose-bisphosphatase, whose protein sequence is MSDAVTEIVETVARAAPEIRGGLSGRRRKTDAENASGETQLAADVWADELLAERLTAIDGVSQFASEERDDVVQCGDDGGYAVTVDPLDGSSNLKSNNSMGTVLGVYDAELPAKGTHLVAAAYVLYGPITTMVVARDGDVTEYVVEETDEGTAERRAVREDVTLPDDPTVYGFGGRVPDWTDRFADYARDIEDELKLRYGGAMIGDVNQVLTYGGVFAYPELESRPESKLRLQFEGNPIAYIVESAGGASSNGEESLLDAETEEIHQRTPVYVGNEELINRLESQF, encoded by the coding sequence ATGAGCGACGCGGTTACCGAAATCGTCGAGACCGTCGCTCGCGCGGCCCCCGAAATTCGCGGTGGTCTCTCCGGTCGTCGCCGGAAGACCGACGCCGAGAACGCCAGCGGCGAGACTCAACTGGCCGCCGACGTCTGGGCCGACGAACTCCTCGCCGAGCGCCTGACCGCCATCGACGGGGTGAGTCAGTTCGCCAGCGAGGAGCGCGACGACGTCGTCCAATGCGGAGACGACGGCGGATATGCCGTCACCGTGGACCCCCTCGACGGCTCTTCGAACCTCAAGTCGAACAACTCGATGGGGACCGTCCTCGGGGTGTACGACGCCGAACTTCCCGCGAAGGGGACTCACCTCGTCGCCGCGGCTTACGTCCTCTATGGTCCCATCACGACGATGGTCGTCGCGCGCGACGGCGACGTCACGGAGTACGTCGTCGAGGAGACCGACGAGGGAACCGCCGAACGCCGCGCGGTCCGCGAGGACGTGACCCTGCCCGACGACCCGACGGTCTACGGATTCGGCGGGCGCGTTCCGGACTGGACCGACCGGTTCGCAGACTACGCTCGCGACATCGAGGACGAACTCAAACTCCGGTACGGCGGTGCGATGATAGGCGACGTGAATCAGGTGCTGACCTACGGCGGCGTGTTCGCCTACCCCGAGTTGGAGTCCCGACCGGAGAGCAAACTGCGACTTCAGTTCGAGGGCAACCCCATCGCGTACATCGTGGAGTCGGCGGGCGGCGCGTCCTCGAACGGCGAGGAGTCGCTGCTGGACGCCGAGACAGAGGAGATTCACCAGCGCACGCCGGTCTACGTCGGCAACGAGGAGCTAATCAACAGGCTCGAATCGCAGTTCTGA
- a CDS encoding NUDIX domain-containing protein, which yields MADNTEPFVGKITQKAILFGPDGDVLVTRVGDHWEPPGGTFEFGETLVGGLRRELREELDVDAAVGPPVEAGYGGWLDSETADPMVTLVYRCETDQRDVSLNHEHDDHEWVTPETAADRLTASLGERFSRAIERAAGLDDSEPFDAVDDPYAGTDETTAEGVLAELAAARAADGPEDLELE from the coding sequence ATGGCCGATAACACCGAACCTTTCGTCGGGAAGATAACGCAGAAAGCGATACTGTTCGGCCCGGACGGCGACGTTCTCGTTACTCGGGTCGGCGACCACTGGGAGCCACCCGGCGGGACCTTCGAGTTCGGGGAGACGCTCGTCGGCGGACTTCGACGAGAACTCCGCGAGGAACTCGACGTCGACGCTGCGGTCGGTCCACCGGTCGAGGCCGGGTACGGCGGGTGGCTCGACAGCGAGACCGCGGACCCGATGGTGACGCTCGTCTACCGGTGTGAAACCGACCAGCGCGACGTCTCGCTGAATCACGAACACGACGACCACGAGTGGGTCACGCCCGAGACGGCGGCCGACCGACTCACTGCGTCGCTGGGTGAGCGATTCAGTCGCGCGATAGAGCGCGCGGCCGGACTCGACGACTCAGAACCGTTCGACGCCGTAGACGACCCCTACGCCGGGACCGACGAAACGACCGCCGAGGGCGTGCTGGCGGAACTCGCCGCCGCGCGTGCCGCCGACGGACCCGAGGACCTCGAACTGGAGTAA